A stretch of Nitrospirota bacterium DNA encodes these proteins:
- a CDS encoding Fe-S cluster domain-containing protein: protein MYEQLTHIFTQVLTHIVGVFFNNLLPQIGVGGSVETLEKVPWDNVVYGLVVLAALGVVFGIALAIVAARFVVKTDPKVEKVRDVLPGANCGACGFAGCMGYAEAVVGNPDVAVNMCAPGKSAVAEKIAEITGKKAEKVDPKIARVFCQGGNSLSQRKFIYTGVMDCTAAVLAAGGDKSCEYGCLGYATCMRACPFEAITMSADNLPIISKEKCTACGKCVAACPKQVIELAVESKAVVISCHSRDKGADTKKKCQVGCIACGICVRTCPVDAIKIDNNVARIDHGKCVVCGLCIRKCPTNAIRDYIPVRPKAFIDPSKCAGIDVCEKVCPVSAISGDIRSVHVVNQEKCIGCRMCESRCPKKAITMIEAPSSGAVKKPAQAQEPVTV, encoded by the coding sequence ATGTATGAACAACTGACGCATATTTTTACGCAAGTCCTCACCCATATCGTAGGGGTTTTCTTCAACAATCTGCTCCCCCAGATTGGTGTGGGCGGGTCTGTGGAGACACTCGAAAAAGTGCCGTGGGATAATGTGGTGTACGGACTCGTGGTCCTTGCCGCGCTCGGCGTCGTCTTTGGCATTGCGCTGGCGATCGTTGCCGCTCGATTTGTCGTGAAAACCGATCCCAAGGTGGAGAAGGTGCGCGATGTTCTGCCGGGCGCCAACTGCGGCGCCTGCGGATTCGCCGGCTGCATGGGATATGCCGAGGCCGTGGTGGGGAACCCCGATGTTGCCGTGAACATGTGCGCCCCCGGTAAATCGGCGGTTGCCGAAAAGATCGCGGAGATCACCGGTAAGAAGGCTGAAAAGGTTGACCCCAAGATCGCACGGGTCTTCTGCCAGGGCGGCAATTCCCTGAGCCAGCGGAAATTCATCTACACCGGCGTAATGGACTGCACGGCGGCGGTGCTCGCGGCAGGCGGCGACAAATCCTGCGAGTACGGATGCCTGGGATATGCCACCTGCATGCGCGCCTGCCCCTTCGAGGCCATCACGATGAGCGCCGACAACCTGCCGATCATCAGCAAGGAGAAGTGCACCGCCTGCGGCAAGTGCGTTGCCGCCTGTCCGAAACAGGTGATCGAACTTGCGGTGGAGTCCAAAGCGGTGGTGATCAGCTGTCACAGCAGGGACAAGGGCGCGGACACCAAGAAGAAGTGCCAGGTCGGGTGCATTGCCTGCGGGATCTGCGTCAGGACCTGCCCGGTTGACGCCATCAAGATCGACAACAACGTGGCGCGGATCGACCATGGCAAATGCGTCGTCTGCGGCCTCTGTATCAGGAAATGTCCGACGAACGCGATCCGCGATTACATTCCGGTACGCCCCAAGGCATTCATCGATCCATCAAAGTGCGCGGGCATCGATGTGTGTGAAAAGGTCTGCCCGGTCAGCGCCATCTCCGGAGACATCCGTTCGGTGCATGTCGTCAATCAGGAGAAATGCATCGGTTGCCGGATGTGCGAGTCCCGTTGCCCCAAGAAGGCCATTACGATGATTGAAGCGCCTTCCTCGGGTGCGGTGAAGAAGCCCGCGCAGGCACAAGAGCCGGTCACGGTTTAA
- the gcvH gene encoding glycine cleavage system protein GcvH, whose protein sequence is MNPEDIKYHREHAWVRAEGKRATIGITDYAQQQMGDIVYIDLPEVETEIDADSELSEVESTKATSPVVSPVSGTVAEVNEDLADSPEIINEDPYGNGWLVVLEMSDPSELNDLMTKSEYEKFLKEEEAK, encoded by the coding sequence ATGAATCCTGAGGATATCAAATACCATAGGGAACATGCCTGGGTGCGAGCAGAAGGCAAGCGTGCTACTATCGGTATCACCGACTACGCTCAACAGCAGATGGGCGATATCGTGTATATCGATCTGCCCGAGGTTGAAACCGAGATCGATGCAGACTCGGAACTGTCCGAGGTCGAGTCCACCAAGGCCACCTCACCCGTGGTCAGCCCGGTATCGGGCACGGTCGCGGAGGTGAACGAGGACCTTGCCGACTCGCCGGAGATCATCAATGAAGATCCCTACGGCAACGGTTGGCTCGTCGTGCTCGAGATGAGCGATCCCTCGGAGTTGAACGACCTGATGACCAAGTCGGAGTACGAGAAGTTCCTGAAGGAAGAAGAGGCGAAGTAG
- a CDS encoding electron transport complex subunit RsxA, translated as MHINWEHVVTIFIASALINNFVFSRYLGLCIFFGVTKKMETAVGMSFTFTAVMLIGAALNWVIYEYVMIPFHLGFLKIVIFIGVVAAFVQAADTIMKKVTPALYYKLGIYLALIVTNCIILAVPLINAEEHYGLFESMSLALGSGLGFSLALIIMASIREKLELADVPRSFQGLPISFVLTGLIALAFLGFSGMITL; from the coding sequence ATGCATATAAATTGGGAACACGTAGTAACCATATTCATCGCATCAGCGCTCATCAATAATTTTGTCTTCTCCCGTTACCTCGGCCTCTGCATCTTCTTCGGCGTGACCAAGAAGATGGAGACCGCCGTGGGCATGAGCTTCACCTTTACCGCCGTGATGCTGATCGGGGCGGCCCTGAACTGGGTGATCTACGAGTATGTCATGATCCCCTTTCACCTGGGATTCCTGAAGATCGTTATTTTCATCGGCGTGGTTGCCGCGTTCGTCCAGGCCGCGGACACGATCATGAAGAAAGTCACTCCGGCGCTGTACTATAAGCTGGGAATTTACCTCGCGCTGATCGTGACGAACTGCATCATTCTGGCCGTGCCGCTTATCAACGCGGAGGAACATTACGGTCTGTTCGAGAGCATGTCCCTTGCCCTGGGTTCGGGTCTCGGATTCAGCCTCGCGCTCATCATCATGGCGAGCATCCGGGAAAAGCTTGAGCTTGCAGACGTGCCCAGATCCTTTCAGGGACTGCCTATTTCGTTCGTTCTCACCGGGCTCATCGCCCTCGCTTTTTTAGGTTTCTCGGGCATGATCACGCTTTAA